The following proteins are encoded in a genomic region of Hypanus sabinus isolate sHypSab1 chromosome 19, sHypSab1.hap1, whole genome shotgun sequence:
- the LOC132377989 gene encoding transmembrane reductase CYB561D2, producing the protein MMVEPSSEFWLYRILRKAAGMVAHLLCLGFTIGIGVVSRPGTSLFSWHPFLMALAFSFIMTQAILLFSPESSLILSYSRKIKVRSHWVLQGLATVCAILGLTIISYNKYLNDKPHFTSWHGLIGLATVLYICVQSTGGVTLLYPKLMRKWSLAKLKSYHATSGLVGYLLGCASLLLGMCSEWFTGTVASVSWYLAICCPVLLALVIMNQITNAYLKKKRIQP; encoded by the exons ATGATGGTGGAGCCGAGCTCCGAGTTTTGGCTTTACCGCATACTGCGGAAAGCCGCCGGGATGGTTGCACACCTTCTGTGTCTGGGATTCACTATCGGGATCGGGGTGGTCAGTAGACCGGGGACGA GTCTATTTTCGTGGCATCCATTCCTGATGGCTCTTGCT TTTTCCTTCATTATGACTCAAGCCATTCTGCTGTTTTCTCCAGAGAGTTCCCTTATTTTGTCCTACTCAAGGAAAATTAAAGTCCGATCCCACTGGGTGCTGCAGGGGTTGGCCACTGTGTGTGCCATCTTGGGCTTGACCATTATCAGCTATAATAAATACCTGAATGACAAACCACATTTTACTAGCTGGCACGGTTTGATCGGGCTAGCAACTGTCCTATACATTTGCGTGCAGTCTACTGGTGGGGTGACACTGCTATATCCCAAACTAATGAGGAAATGGTCTCTGGCCAAACTGAAGTCATATCATGCTACCTCTGGATTGGTTGGCTACCTACTAGGCTGCGCCAGTCTGTTACTGGGCATGTGTTCGGAATGGTTCACAGGGACAGTGGCTAGTGTTAGCTGGTATCTGGCCATTTGCTGCCCAGTTCTGTTGGCATTGGTCATCATGAACCAAATTACAAATGCCTATCTGAAGAAAAAGAGGATACAGCCTTAA